A stretch of Oryza brachyantha chromosome 4, ObraRS2, whole genome shotgun sequence DNA encodes these proteins:
- the LOC102717610 gene encoding protein argonaute 4B, whose protein sequence is MDTHDGESDDLPPPPPVPPNVVPIKADDVESESPANKPTKPKRFPMARPGLGKKGQPIQLYANHYKVSVKSTEEFFFHYNVILKYEDDRLVDGKGVGRKVIDKLQQTYHSELSNKEFAYDGEKSLFTIGALPQVNNEFTVVLEDVTTGKTAANGSPGGSDSPGGSDRKRLRRPYQTKSFKVELCFAAKIPMSAIAQAIRGQESENSQEALRVLDIILRQHSAKQGCLLVRQSFFHNNPNNFVDLGGGVMGCRGFHSSFRGTQSGLSLNIDVSTTMIVKPGPVIDFLLANQKVDHPDRIDWQKAKRALKNLRVRASPANSEFKIIGLSDRNCDEQMFSLRQKNGNDGDADVVEVTVYDYFVKNKGIELRYSGNLPCINVGKPKRPTYFPIELCSLIPLQRYTKALSTLQRSSLVEKSRQKPQERMSVLNDALRRSNYDSDPMLRASGISIAQNFTQVEGRILQPPKLKAGNGEDIFPRNGRWNFNNKKLIQTCSVEKWAVVNFSARCDVRNLIRDLIRNAAAKGIQMEEPFDVFEESPSLRRAPVSRRVDDMFEQIKSKLPGAPKFLLCLLPERKNCEVYGPWKRKCLAEFGIVTQCLAPQRVNDQYLLNVLLKINAKLGGINSLLQIEASPAIPLVSKTPTIIIGMDVSHGQPGQSDRPSIAAVVSSRQWPLISKYRASVHTQSPKLEMMSSLFKPRGTEDDGLIRESLIDFYTSSGKRKPDQVIIFRDGVSESQFTQVINIELDQIIEACKFLDEKWSPKFALIVAQKNHHTKFFQTGSPDNVPPGTVVDKQVCHPRNYDFYMCAHAGMIGTTRPTHYHVLHDEIGFSPDDLQELVHSLSYVYQRSTTAISVVAPVCYAHLAAAQVGTFLKFEDMSDASSSQGGHTSVGSIPVPELPRLHEKVRSSMFFC, encoded by the exons ATGGACACTCATGATGGTGAATCTGATGATttgccacctcctcctcccgtaCCTCCAAATGTGGTTCCTATTAAAGCTGATGATGTTGAGAGTGAATCGCCAGCAAACAAACCAACAAAGCCTAAGAGGTTTCCGATGGCCAGGCCTGGTTTAGGGAAAAAAGGGCAGCCAATCCAGCTCTATGCGAATCACTACAAGGTTTCTGTGAAGAGTACTGAAGAATTTTTCTTCCACTACAAC GTTATTCTGAAGTACGAGGATGATCGACTAGTTGATGGGAAAGGGGTAGGCAGAAAAGTGATTGATAAGCTGCAGCAAACCTACCATTCTGAGCTTTCAAACAAGGAATTTGCATATGATGGTGAAAAGAGCCTGTTTACAATTGGTGCTCTTCCACAAGTAAACAATGAGTTCACAGTAGTGTTAGAGGATGTTACAACTGGAAA AACTGCTGCCAATGGAAGCCCTGGAGGTAGTGATAGCCCTGGAGGCAGTGACAGGAAGAGACTCAGGAGACCATACCAGACAAAATCTTTCAAAGTGGAGTTGTGCTTTGCAGCAAAAATCCCTATGAGTGCAATTGCTCAGGCCATAAGAGGTCAAGAATCTGAGAACTCCCAGGAAGCTCTCAGAGTTCTTGATATAATATTGAGGCAGCATTCCGCTAAACA GGGCTGCCTTTTGGTACGCCAGTCATTTTTCCACAACAATCCTAATAACTTTGTTGACTTGGGTGGTGGTGTGATGGGCTGTCGAGGATTCCATTCAAGTTTCCGTGGCACACAGAGTGGACTTTCTCTGAATATCG ATGTTTCAACAACTATGATCGTTAAACCTGGTCCTGTTATCGATTTTCTTCTTGCCAACCAGAAAGTTGATCACCCTGACAGAATCGACTGGCAAAAG GCCAAACGTGCTCTCAAGAACCTGAGGGTAAGAGCTAGTCCTGCGAATTCGGAATTCAAGATCATCGGTTTGAGTGACAGAAATTGCGACGAACAGAT GTTTTCGTTGAGGCAGAAGAATGGGAATGACGGAGATGCTGATGTAGTTGAAGTAACAGTCTATGATTACTTTGTGAAGAACAAAGGCATAGAACTGCGCTATTCTGGTAATCTTCCCTGTATAAATGTGGGAAAACCAAAGCGTCCGACTTATTTTCCAATAGAg CTATGCTCTCTTATTCCTCTGCAAAGATACACCAAAGCTTTGTCAACACTACAAAGGTCTTCTCTTGTTGAGAAATCCAGACAGAAGCCCCAGGAAAGAATGTCAGTCCTTAATGAT GCACTTCGACGCAGTAACTATGATTCCGATCCCATGTTGAGGGCATCTGGCATTTCTATTGCTCAAAACTTTACTCAAGTTGAAGGAAGAATCCTGCAACCCCCGAAG CTGAAAGCTGGCAATGGTGAAGATATATTCCCACGCAATGGTCGGTGGAACTTCAACAATAAG AAGCTGATTCAGACCTGTTCCGTCGAGAAGTGGGCAGTAGTTAATTTCTCTGCACGCTGTGACGTGCGAAATCTTATCCGGGACCTCATAAGAAATGCAGCTGCGAAGGGGATT CAAATGGAGGAACCTTTTGATGTGTTTGAAGAGAGCCCATCATTGAGACGAGCTCCTGTGTCAAGAAGAGTAGATGATATGTTTGAACAGATAAAATCGAAACTTCCTGGAGCTCCAAAATTCCTGTTGTGCCTTCTTCCTGAGAGGAAAAATTGTGAAGTTTATG GTCCTTGGAAGAGGAAGTGTCTTGCTGAATTTGGTATCGTCACACAATGCCTAGCTCCACAAAGAGTCAATGATCAATACCTACTTAATGTTCTACTGAAGATAAATGCTAAA CTTGGTGGAATAAACTCATTGCTGCAAATTGAAGCATCCCCTGCAATACCTCTTGTATCCAAGACACCTACTATCATCATAGGTATGGATGTGTCACATGGTCAACCAGGACAATCTGATAGACCTTCCATTGCTGCG GTGGTTAGCTCTCGTCAATGGCCTCTTATCTCTAAATACAGAGCATCGGTGCACACTCAGTCACCTAAGCTAGAAATGATGTCTTCCTTGTTTAAGCCACGAGGGACTGAAGATGATGGCCTCATTCG GGAATCACTGATTGACTTCTACACGAGTTCTGGAAAACGGAAACCGGATCAAGTTATCATTTTCAG GGATGGAGTTAGTGAAAGTCAGTTTACTCAGGTCATTAACATTGAGCTTGATCAGATCATTGAG GCATGCAAATTTCTCGATGAGAAGTGGTCACCTAAGTTCGCACTGATTGTTGCACAGAAAAATCATCACACCAAATTCTTTCAGACTGGATCTCCAGATAATGTTCCGCCTG GTACTGTTGTGGACAAACAAGTGTGCCATCCAAGGAATTACGATTTCTACATGTGTGCACATGCTGGAATGATT GGAACAACAAGGCCAACACATTATCATGTTCTGCATGATGAGATAGGTTTCTCCCCGGATGACCTTCAGGAGCTAGTGCACTCGCTCTCTTATGT GTATCAGAGGAGCACAACAGCCATATCAGTTG TTGCTCCGGTTTGCTACGCACATCTTGCTGCTGCCCAGGTGGGTACATTCCTGAAGTTTGAAGATATGTCGGACGCGTCATCCAGCCAAGGAGGCCATACGTCTGTCGGAAGCATACCGGTGCCCGAGCTCCCACGCCTTCATGAGAAGGTGAGGAGCTCCATGTTTTTCTGCTGA